From a single Microbacterium terrisoli genomic region:
- a CDS encoding ABC transporter permease: MTLENGAPPLEADPPATPTERIASVGRARVRALKHRSWTVVVSAVFLVLVAATAIASPFLQTAATAQHIMDAMLPPGTIGHPLGTDALGRDVLLFTLAGTGSATVGPVIIAAGSMALAIIFGTIAGYLRGTADWMIGRIVDILLALPVMLVALVVAGVFGAGYWVTVAMLIFLFCPSDIRIVRAGVTEQAPRPYVEAAQMLSLPRATIMYRHIVPNVWPLIVTNFLLNVAIALVTLSSLSFLGIGVAPGTPDWGRQISDGQNIMSENPAMLVVPALLIVLVAMAVNVMGDWLDDRLRERGMQ; this comes from the coding sequence GAGAACGGCGCGCCCCCGCTGGAGGCCGATCCGCCCGCCACTCCCACCGAACGCATCGCGTCGGTGGGGCGGGCGCGCGTCCGCGCGCTCAAGCACCGCAGCTGGACGGTGGTCGTCTCGGCGGTGTTCCTCGTGCTGGTGGCCGCAACGGCGATCGCCTCGCCGTTCCTGCAGACGGCGGCCACCGCCCAGCACATCATGGACGCGATGCTGCCGCCGGGAACGATCGGGCACCCGCTGGGCACCGACGCACTGGGTCGCGACGTGCTGCTGTTCACACTGGCAGGCACGGGATCTGCGACCGTCGGCCCCGTCATCATTGCTGCGGGCTCGATGGCGCTCGCCATCATCTTCGGCACCATCGCCGGCTATCTGCGCGGCACCGCCGACTGGATGATCGGCCGCATCGTCGACATTCTGCTGGCGCTGCCGGTCATGCTCGTCGCGCTCGTGGTGGCCGGTGTGTTCGGCGCCGGGTACTGGGTCACCGTCGCGATGCTGATCTTCTTGTTCTGCCCGTCCGACATCCGCATCGTGCGCGCCGGCGTGACCGAGCAGGCCCCTCGGCCCTACGTCGAAGCGGCGCAGATGCTCTCGCTGCCGCGCGCCACGATCATGTACCGGCACATCGTGCCGAACGTCTGGCCGCTGATCGTGACGAACTTCCTGCTCAACGTCGCGATCGCCCTGGTCACACTGTCGTCGCTGTCGTTCCTGGGCATCGGCGTCGCGCCGGGCACGCCCGACTGGGGGCGTCAGATCTCGGACGGCCAGAACATCATGAGCGAGAACCCGGCGATGCTGGTCGTGCCGGCCCTGCTGATCGTGCTGGTCGCGATGGCCGTCAACGTGATGGGCGACTGGCTCGATGACCGGCTGCGTGAGCGGGGGATGCAGTGA